A genomic window from Pseudomonas cavernicola includes:
- a CDS encoding MmcQ/YjbR family DNA-binding protein yields MPPTAIATFLLQLPGVREDLKWGSNRVFSIAGNKMIAILDFLGDGLAFKVDSELFLGYVDRPGIRPAPYLARAHWISMTAPYPLSDAELKDLLTRSHQLVVRKLPKIRQVGLLVDLD; encoded by the coding sequence ATGCCCCCCACCGCCATCGCCACCTTCCTGCTGCAACTGCCCGGCGTCCGCGAAGACCTCAAGTGGGGCAGCAACCGGGTGTTTTCCATCGCCGGCAATAAGATGATCGCGATCCTAGATTTTCTCGGTGATGGCTTGGCGTTCAAAGTGGATAGCGAACTGTTCCTCGGCTATGTCGACCGCCCAGGTATTCGCCCGGCGCCTTACCTCGCTCGCGCGCACTGGATCAGCATGACGGCGCCCTACCCGTTGAGCGATGCGGAGCTGAAAGACTTGCTGACCCGCTCCCACCAGCTGGTGGTCCGCAAACTGCCGAAGATTCGTCAGGTTGGCTTACTGGTCGACTTGGACTGA
- a CDS encoding LysR substrate-binding domain-containing protein, translating to MQDLNDLFYFAKVVEAGGFAAAGRLLGIPKSRLSRRIAELENRLGARLLQRSTRKLSLTDIGERYYRHCQAMLLEAEMANEAVATLSSEPRGRLRVSCPVALAQSYLPQIITDFLGAYPKVQLDMLLLNRRVDVLGEGIDVALRVRDEGDEDPTLIARKLRPAQMALVAAPALLESWQINDPSDLAGLPVLGAPEADRKVHFRLLSADGSKRDIALEPRLGIDDFVVRKTAALAGLGMTLLPWLYCQQELADGRLLRLLPDWTLPGGYLQAVYPHRRGMSPAVRAWIEHLTEAFKNDWAQPV from the coding sequence ATGCAAGACCTTAACGATCTGTTCTATTTCGCCAAAGTGGTGGAAGCCGGTGGCTTTGCGGCGGCCGGACGGCTGTTGGGCATTCCCAAGTCGCGGCTGTCACGGCGCATCGCCGAACTGGAAAACCGCCTGGGTGCGCGCCTGCTGCAGCGCAGCACCCGCAAATTGTCGCTGACCGATATCGGTGAGCGTTACTACCGCCATTGCCAGGCGATGTTGCTGGAGGCCGAGATGGCCAATGAAGCCGTCGCCACGCTTTCCAGCGAACCGCGCGGGCGCCTGCGGGTGTCCTGCCCAGTGGCGCTGGCGCAATCCTACTTGCCGCAGATCATCACTGACTTTCTCGGCGCCTACCCGAAGGTGCAACTGGATATGTTGCTACTCAATCGGCGGGTCGATGTACTCGGCGAAGGTATCGATGTGGCGCTGCGCGTGCGCGATGAAGGCGATGAAGACCCGACGCTGATCGCGCGCAAACTGCGTCCGGCACAGATGGCTCTGGTCGCGGCGCCAGCCTTGCTTGAAAGCTGGCAGATTAACGACCCCAGCGACCTTGCCGGCCTGCCAGTGCTCGGCGCACCGGAAGCCGACCGCAAGGTGCATTTCCGTCTACTCAGCGCCGATGGCAGCAAGCGCGATATCGCTCTGGAGCCGCGCCTGGGCATTGATGATTTCGTTGTGCGTAAAACCGCAGCATTGGCGGGTTTGGGCATGACCTTGCTGCCATGGTTATATTGCCAGCAGGAGTTGGCGGATGGCCGCCTGCTGCGTCTACTGCCCGACTGGACACTACCCGGTGGCTATTTACAGGCGGTCTATCCGCATCGGCGCGGCATGTCGCCAGCGGTACGCGCCTGGATCGAACATCTGACCGAGGCCTTCAAAAACGACTGGGCTCAACCGGTATGA
- a CDS encoding DUF1294 domain-containing protein: MEARGSIKSWNDDKGFGFITPEQGGAQVFVHISAMRGDRRPLPGDRVFFIARKDDQGRLRAEHMRLDGPLTLDSPTIRSKPKPAKEAARPRQQTTRPVREPSSGLPQNLGFKALLFAGLCLLPLLGSIQLLANAFIWPLCAYGLASLVTFCLYAHDKQSAEKGRWRTPESTLHIAELIGGWPGALVAQQVYRHKTRKASYQAVFWGIVLLHQVFWGDWLLFKSAYLGPLIQPWMGLLR, translated from the coding sequence ATGGAAGCACGCGGCTCGATCAAAAGCTGGAACGATGATAAGGGCTTTGGCTTCATCACGCCCGAACAGGGCGGTGCACAGGTGTTTGTACACATCTCGGCAATGCGTGGAGATCGTCGGCCACTGCCGGGTGATCGAGTGTTTTTCATTGCCCGCAAGGATGACCAGGGACGCCTGCGCGCCGAGCACATGCGCCTGGATGGCCCTCTGACCCTCGACTCACCAACTATCCGTAGCAAACCCAAACCCGCTAAAGAGGCTGCCAGGCCTCGCCAGCAAACCACGCGCCCAGTTCGTGAACCTTCTTCAGGGTTGCCGCAAAACCTCGGTTTCAAAGCACTGCTGTTTGCCGGCCTCTGCCTGTTGCCACTGCTCGGTTCGATCCAGCTGCTGGCAAACGCCTTCATCTGGCCGCTCTGCGCTTATGGGCTGGCCAGCCTCGTTACCTTCTGCCTATATGCGCATGACAAACAGAGTGCTGAGAAGGGCCGCTGGCGCACACCGGAAAGTACCCTGCATATTGCCGAGCTGATCGGTGGCTGGCCCGGTGCACTGGTGGCTCAGCAGGTGTATCGCCACAAAACCCGTAAAGCTTCCTATCAGGCGGTGTTCTGGGGGATTGTGCTGCTGCACCAGGTGTTTTGGGGGGATTGGTTGCTGTTCAAAAGTGCTTATCTGGGGCCGTTGATACAACCCTGGATGGGGCTGCTCAGGTAG
- a CDS encoding FMN-dependent NADH-azoreductase gives MKLLHIDSSILGDASASRQLSQSVVTAWQAAEPAAKVSYRDLAGDALSHLSSASLVAAGTPTELRDAAQKHEAELAESTLQEFLDADAIVIGAPMYNFTVPTQLKAWIDRIAVAGKTFTYTENGPKGLAGGKKVVIVSTSGGLHAGQPTGVAHEDYLLVVLGFLGITDIEIVRAHGLAYGEEPRANALAGAQQQIAERFATLAA, from the coding sequence ATGAAACTTTTGCATATTGATTCCAGCATCCTCGGCGACGCATCCGCTTCGCGCCAACTCAGCCAGAGCGTGGTGACAGCTTGGCAGGCAGCAGAGCCGGCGGCCAAGGTCAGCTACCGTGACCTGGCTGGTGATGCCCTGAGTCACTTGTCGTCTGCCAGCCTGGTGGCTGCGGGTACTCCAACTGAGCTGCGGGATGCCGCGCAGAAACACGAAGCCGAACTGGCTGAGTCGACCCTGCAGGAGTTCCTGGATGCCGATGCCATCGTGATCGGCGCACCGATGTACAACTTCACCGTGCCGACCCAGTTGAAAGCCTGGATCGACCGCATCGCGGTAGCCGGCAAGACCTTCACCTACACCGAGAACGGCCCCAAGGGCCTGGCCGGCGGTAAAAAGGTGGTGATCGTTTCCACCTCCGGCGGTCTGCATGCCGGCCAGCCGACTGGCGTGGCTCATGAAGATTACCTGCTGGTCGTGCTCGGTTTCCTCGGCATCACCGACATTGAAATCGTCCGCGCCCATGGCCTCGCCTACGGTGAAGAGCCGCGCGCCAATGCACTGGCGGGGGCACAGCAGCAGATCGCTGAGCGCTTCGCTACCCTCGCGGCTTGA
- a CDS encoding 5-bromo-4-chloroindolyl phosphate hydrolysis family protein, translated as MSDTSKPAHGLPFLRTLWVWLKGAVATSCCIGSGAFAGVLLNRLLSPAAAATKANLSTGMLLTASLLWLMLPVFSAFFAANLHFRHYYATRPLYPGLFLFVVAMVIESYHSGEGQWLLNLSVLGSLGWSLLAYLNTATPRAQELMRRIYAPSPELLDWVKTNQTHSSGGFSKLWAAWHKISWGKSATETAAKEAGNDLVQVFRREVNNLRQLSEALNSPHIGDECEALLRHCTAISALIEQEPGRLGQLQRFMAYHLPTASRLVGYFDKAQLLTESSAQKAQHLQEIEVSLQTLVVHFEQVHNQLVSSDLNDLNIELKLLKDDLAQQSTGKLG; from the coding sequence ATGTCCGATACCTCGAAACCGGCCCACGGGCTACCCTTCCTGCGCACCCTGTGGGTCTGGCTCAAGGGTGCTGTAGCGACCAGCTGTTGCATAGGTAGCGGCGCCTTCGCCGGCGTGCTCCTGAATAGGCTGCTGAGCCCGGCTGCGGCCGCCACCAAGGCGAATCTGTCCACCGGCATGCTACTCACGGCGTCCCTGCTGTGGCTCATGCTGCCGGTGTTCAGCGCTTTTTTCGCGGCAAACCTGCACTTCCGCCATTACTACGCCACCCGCCCGCTGTACCCCGGTCTGTTCCTGTTCGTGGTCGCGATGGTGATCGAAAGTTATCACTCGGGCGAAGGCCAATGGCTGCTCAACCTGAGCGTACTTGGCAGCCTGGGCTGGTCGCTGCTGGCCTACCTGAATACGGCAACCCCCAGGGCTCAGGAGCTGATGCGTCGTATCTACGCCCCATCTCCAGAGCTATTGGACTGGGTGAAGACCAATCAGACCCACAGCTCCGGGGGATTCAGCAAGCTGTGGGCTGCTTGGCACAAGATAAGCTGGGGGAAAAGCGCGACTGAGACAGCCGCCAAGGAAGCGGGCAATGATCTGGTCCAGGTGTTCCGCCGAGAAGTGAACAACCTGCGCCAGCTTAGCGAGGCGCTGAACAGCCCCCACATAGGCGACGAATGCGAGGCCCTGCTGCGACATTGCACCGCTATCAGCGCGCTGATTGAACAGGAGCCGGGCAGGCTTGGGCAGTTGCAGCGTTTCATGGCCTATCACCTACCCACCGCCAGCAGGCTGGTAGGCTACTTCGACAAAGCCCAGCTCTTGACCGAGAGCTCGGCGCAGAAAGCCCAGCACCTGCAAGAAATCGAAGTCTCTCTGCAAACGCTGGTCGTGCACTTCGAGCAAGTCCACAACCAACTGGTGTCGAGCGATCTGAACGACCTGAACATCGAACTCAAATTGCTCAAAGACGACCTTGCCCAGCAGAGCACCGGTAAGCTCGGCTGA
- a CDS encoding peptidylprolyl isomerase: MAKAMARHILVKTEAEAAELKKRIANGEAFDVLAKKYSTCPSGKRGGDLGEVRPGQMVRAIDQVIFKKPLREVHGPVKSQFGYHLVQVFYRE; the protein is encoded by the coding sequence ATGGCCAAAGCAATGGCTCGCCACATTCTGGTCAAAACCGAAGCCGAAGCCGCCGAGCTGAAAAAACGCATCGCTAATGGCGAGGCCTTCGATGTATTGGCGAAAAAGTACTCAACCTGCCCCTCGGGCAAACGCGGTGGCGATCTCGGTGAAGTGCGCCCAGGGCAGATGGTCCGGGCGATTGATCAGGTGATCTTCAAAAAGCCCCTGCGTGAAGTGCACGGCCCAGTGAAAAGCCAGTTCGGCTATCACCTGGTGCAGGTGTTTTATCGCGAGTGA
- a CDS encoding TIGR02117 family protein translates to MRIAVLAVVLMLFGCANVPGPPTDEAPCGASRVFYVVNHGWHTGLVIASRDLLKALPALTDEFADAQFVEIGWGDAGFYRAPEVTLGLALRALFRSQATVLHVVKVSEDPQRYFAGSEMIELRVTEDGYRQLLAFVARTFTRSPKEEVEALGPGLYGNSRFYRAGGSYSLSYTCNTWVAEAVAASGLPISSASVLTAGSVMSQLRQATSVTTSCVYAH, encoded by the coding sequence ATGCGAATCGCAGTGCTAGCTGTAGTCCTGATGCTGTTCGGCTGTGCCAACGTGCCGGGCCCGCCAACCGACGAGGCGCCGTGCGGTGCCTCGCGGGTTTTCTATGTGGTGAACCATGGCTGGCATACCGGGCTGGTGATCGCGAGCCGCGATCTGCTGAAGGCGCTTCCCGCACTTACAGATGAATTTGCCGACGCGCAGTTCGTCGAGATCGGCTGGGGCGACGCCGGGTTCTATCGGGCCCCGGAAGTCACCCTGGGCCTCGCCCTGCGCGCCTTGTTCCGCTCGCAGGCAACCGTACTGCATGTCGTCAAGGTATCCGAGGATCCCCAACGTTACTTCGCGGGCAGTGAAATGATCGAGCTTCGGGTCACGGAAGACGGGTATCGGCAACTGCTGGCGTTCGTGGCGAGGACCTTCACTCGCTCCCCCAAGGAAGAAGTAGAGGCGCTTGGCCCCGGCCTCTATGGCAACAGTCGGTTCTACCGGGCTGGCGGCAGCTACTCCCTGTCCTATACCTGCAATACCTGGGTCGCCGAGGCCGTCGCCGCCAGTGGTTTGCCGATATCGAGCGCATCGGTCCTCACGGCAGGGAGCGTCATGTCCCAGCTAAGGCAGGCCACATCGGTAACTACATCCTGCGTCTATGCACACTGA
- a CDS encoding MFS transporter: MPAEDSATPSSTAITRQIVSIVSFTFLGFLCIGIPIAVVPGYVHEQLGFGTVIAGLTIGVQYLSTLLSRPTAGRIADSLGTKKATVYGLAGIVASGLLTLLATSLQSLPLLSLIILLAARVLLGVTQGVVGVSVISWGIGQVGGEHTARVISWNGIAAYGGIAIGAPLGVLMVDSLGLWSMGSALMLLAALGLLFIRRKPSVPVLAGERLPFRSVLWHMLPYGTGLALASIGYGTLTTFVTLYYSSRGWSGAAYCLTAFGIAFIAARLLFINAIKHHGGFNVAISCMVIETVGLLLLWLAPSPTFALLGATLAGFGLSLVYPALGVEAIERIPATSRGAGLSAYGLFFDLALGMAGPLMGAVALGYGYPSIFFSAALLALAGVLLSLWLARAKH; encoded by the coding sequence ATGCCTGCCGAAGACAGTGCCACTCCAAGCTCGACGGCGATCACCCGCCAGATCGTTTCCATCGTTTCTTTCACCTTCCTGGGCTTTCTCTGCATCGGCATCCCCATCGCCGTGGTGCCTGGCTACGTGCACGAGCAACTCGGCTTCGGCACTGTCATCGCCGGGCTGACCATCGGCGTGCAGTATCTCTCTACCCTGCTCAGCCGCCCCACGGCCGGACGCATCGCCGACAGTCTCGGCACCAAGAAGGCCACCGTCTACGGCTTAGCCGGCATAGTCGCCAGCGGCCTGCTGACCCTGCTGGCAACCTCGCTGCAGAGCCTGCCACTGCTCAGCCTGATTATTTTGCTCGCGGCGCGCGTATTGCTCGGCGTGACCCAGGGCGTAGTCGGGGTCAGCGTCATCAGTTGGGGCATCGGTCAGGTCGGCGGTGAACATACCGCGCGGGTGATCTCCTGGAACGGCATCGCCGCTTACGGTGGTATCGCCATTGGCGCACCGCTGGGGGTGTTGATGGTCGACAGCCTGGGGCTGTGGAGCATGGGCAGCGCCTTGATGCTGCTGGCCGCACTGGGTTTGCTGTTCATCCGGCGCAAGCCTTCGGTGCCAGTACTGGCCGGCGAACGCCTGCCCTTTCGCTCGGTGCTGTGGCACATGCTGCCCTATGGCACCGGCTTGGCCCTGGCCTCGATCGGCTATGGCACCCTGACCACCTTCGTCACCCTCTACTACAGCAGCCGCGGCTGGAGTGGCGCGGCCTACTGCCTGACCGCCTTTGGCATCGCTTTCATCGCCGCGCGCCTGCTGTTCATCAACGCCATCAAGCACCACGGCGGCTTCAACGTGGCCATCAGCTGCATGGTTATCGAAACCGTCGGCCTGTTGCTGCTGTGGTTGGCGCCCTCGCCCACTTTCGCGCTGCTCGGCGCGACACTGGCTGGCTTCGGCCTGTCGCTGGTGTACCCGGCCCTTGGCGTCGAAGCAATCGAGCGTATCCCGGCCACTAGTCGCGGGGCAGGCCTGAGCGCTTATGGATTGTTCTTTGACCTGGCGCTGGGCATGGCCGGGCCGCTGATGGGCGCCGTGGCCTTGGGCTATGGCTATCCGTCGATCTTCTTCAGCGCCGCGCTGTTGGCGCTGGCTGGGGTGCTGCTCAGCCTGTGGCTGGCCCGCGCCAAGCATTAG
- a CDS encoding ABC-F family ATPase, whose translation MISTANITMQFGAKPLFENVSVKFGNGNRYGLIGANGCGKSTFMKILGGDLESSGGQVMLEPNVRLGKLRQDQFAYEEFSVIDTVIMGHEELWKVKAERDRIYSLPEMSEDDGMAVAELETEFAEMDGYTAESRAGELLLGLGIPLSQHFGPMSEVSPGWKLRVLLAQALFSDPEVLLLDEPTNHLDINTIRWLENILTARNSTMIIISHDRHFLNSVCTHMADLDYGELRLFPGNYDEYMTAATQSREQLLSDNAKKKAQIAELQTFVSRFSANASKAKQATSRAKQIDKIQLAEVKPSSRVSPFIRFEQTKKLHRQAVHVENMAKGFDGKPLFKGFSFTVEAGERLAIIGPNGIGKTTLLRTLVGELSPDAGSVKWTESAELGYYAQDHADDFADESNLFDWMGRWTQGGEQVVRGTLGRMLFSNDEILKSVKVISGGEQGRMLFGKLILQKPNVLIMDEPTNHLDMESIEALNLALENYPGTLIFVSHDREFVSSLATRIIELSASGVVDFSGTYDDYLRSQGVVV comes from the coding sequence GTGATCTCCACCGCCAATATCACTATGCAATTCGGGGCTAAACCCCTGTTTGAGAACGTTTCCGTCAAGTTCGGCAACGGCAACCGTTACGGCCTGATCGGGGCTAATGGCTGCGGCAAGTCGACCTTTATGAAGATCCTCGGTGGCGATCTGGAGTCCTCCGGCGGCCAGGTGATGCTGGAACCGAACGTGCGCCTGGGTAAATTGCGCCAGGATCAGTTCGCCTACGAAGAATTCAGCGTGATCGATACCGTGATCATGGGCCACGAAGAGCTGTGGAAGGTCAAAGCCGAGCGCGACCGCATCTATTCGCTGCCGGAAATGAGCGAAGACGACGGCATGGCCGTAGCCGAGCTGGAAACCGAATTCGCCGAAATGGACGGCTACACCGCTGAATCCCGTGCGGGCGAGCTGCTGCTCGGCCTGGGCATTCCGCTGAGCCAGCATTTCGGCCCGATGAGCGAAGTCTCGCCAGGTTGGAAGCTGCGCGTGCTGCTGGCCCAGGCGCTGTTCTCCGACCCGGAAGTGCTGCTGCTGGATGAACCGACCAACCACCTGGACATCAACACCATCCGCTGGCTGGAAAACATCCTGACGGCGCGTAACAGCACCATGATTATCATTTCCCACGATCGGCACTTCCTCAACAGCGTGTGCACCCACATGGCTGACCTGGATTACGGCGAGCTGCGCCTGTTCCCGGGCAACTACGACGAGTACATGACCGCCGCCACTCAGTCGCGCGAGCAGTTGCTGTCCGATAACGCCAAGAAGAAAGCCCAGATCGCCGAGCTGCAGACCTTCGTCAGCCGCTTCTCGGCCAACGCCTCGAAAGCCAAGCAGGCGACTTCGCGCGCCAAGCAGATCGACAAGATCCAGCTGGCCGAGGTCAAACCGTCCAGCCGCGTCAGCCCGTTTATCCGCTTCGAACAAACCAAAAAGCTGCATCGCCAGGCCGTGCATGTGGAAAACATGGCCAAAGGCTTCGACGGCAAGCCGTTGTTCAAAGGCTTCAGCTTCACCGTGGAAGCCGGCGAGCGCCTGGCCATCATCGGCCCGAACGGCATTGGTAAAACCACCCTGCTGCGCACCTTGGTCGGCGAACTGAGCCCAGACGCAGGTTCGGTGAAATGGACTGAAAGCGCCGAGCTGGGTTACTACGCCCAGGATCACGCCGACGACTTCGCCGACGAGAGCAACCTGTTCGACTGGATGGGTCGTTGGACTCAGGGCGGCGAGCAAGTGGTACGCGGCACCCTCGGCCGTATGCTGTTTTCCAACGACGAGATCCTGAAATCGGTCAAAGTCATTTCCGGTGGTGAGCAGGGCCGCATGCTGTTCGGCAAGCTGATCCTGCAAAAGCCCAACGTACTGATCATGGACGAACCGACCAACCACTTGGACATGGAGTCCATCGAAGCACTCAACCTGGCGCTGGAGAACTATCCGGGCACGCTGATCTTCGTCAGCCATGACCGTGAGTTCGTATCCTCCCTGGCCACGCGCATTATCGAGCTGTCCGCCAGCGGTGTGGTGGACTTCAGCGGCACCTACGACGACTACCTGCGTAGCCAGGGCGTTGTGGTCTGA
- a CDS encoding DJ-1/PfpI family protein, with the protein MRIAVLTFEGFNELDSFVAAGVLNRMRSQGWEAQITCPRPSVTSMNGVVVQAQQPLEYANGADVVLFGSGVQTRAIAEDRFILDRLQLDPQRQLIGSQCSGALLMTKLGLLGELPACTDLTSKPWVIEAGVRVLDQPFYAKGNLATAGGCLSAPYLAAWVIAKLAGEDACASALHYVAPVGEKEAFVERALAVIGPYL; encoded by the coding sequence ATGCGTATTGCCGTGCTGACGTTCGAGGGTTTCAACGAACTGGACTCCTTTGTTGCCGCGGGTGTGCTCAACCGCATGCGCAGCCAGGGCTGGGAAGCGCAGATCACCTGCCCGCGGCCGTCGGTCACCTCCATGAATGGCGTGGTCGTGCAGGCCCAACAGCCGTTGGAATATGCCAACGGCGCCGATGTGGTGCTGTTTGGTAGCGGTGTCCAAACTCGTGCGATTGCCGAGGATCGTTTCATCCTCGACCGCCTGCAGCTCGATCCGCAGCGCCAGTTGATAGGCTCGCAGTGCTCGGGCGCCTTGCTGATGACGAAACTGGGTCTGCTTGGCGAACTACCGGCCTGCACCGATCTGACCAGCAAACCCTGGGTGATCGAGGCGGGCGTGCGCGTGCTGGACCAGCCGTTCTACGCCAAGGGCAACCTGGCCACTGCCGGTGGCTGCCTGTCGGCCCCCTATCTGGCGGCCTGGGTGATAGCGAAACTGGCGGGCGAGGATGCCTGTGCCTCGGCATTGCATTACGTGGCGCCAGTGGGGGAGAAAGAGGCATTCGTGGAAAGGGCGCTGGCCGTGATTGGCCCTTACCTCTGA
- a CDS encoding PilT/PilU family type 4a pilus ATPase, translated as MDLNPMLKILATQDGSDLYLSTGAPPCAKFNGVLKPLSSEPLKAGEVAAIADSIMDSAQKIEFERELEMNLAISLASIGRFRINIFKQRNEVSIVARNIKMEIPKFEDLKLPEVLLKTVMEKRGLVLFVGGTGSGKSTSLAALIDYRNRNSGGHIITIEDPVEYVHRHKKSIINQREVGVDTRSFHAALKNTLRQAPDVILIGEIRDRETMEHALAFADTGHLAISTLHANNANQALDRIINFFPEERRPQLLNDLGNNLKAFVSQRLVKTSDGKRRAAVEVLLGTPTIRDLIKRSEFGDIKEIMEKSKNLGMQTFDQALIDLVHEGVIDEEEAVKNADSANNVRLKLKLYREEPVAPAPVAVPAAAAPAKVADVGDWSLELKLEELEEHAPPEDPGRPGI; from the coding sequence ATGGACCTCAATCCAATGCTGAAAATCCTGGCCACCCAGGATGGTTCTGACCTCTATCTGTCCACCGGGGCGCCACCCTGTGCAAAATTCAACGGTGTACTCAAACCTCTTAGCAGCGAGCCGCTGAAAGCTGGCGAAGTCGCGGCCATTGCCGACTCGATCATGGACTCGGCGCAGAAGATCGAGTTCGAGCGTGAACTGGAGATGAACCTGGCCATCTCGCTGGCGAGCATCGGGCGTTTTCGCATCAACATCTTCAAGCAGCGCAATGAAGTGTCCATCGTCGCGCGCAATATCAAGATGGAAATCCCCAAGTTCGAAGACCTCAAATTGCCGGAGGTGCTGCTCAAAACGGTAATGGAAAAGCGCGGGCTGGTGCTCTTCGTCGGTGGCACCGGCTCGGGCAAATCCACCTCCTTGGCGGCGTTGATCGACTACCGCAACCGCAATAGTGGCGGGCATATCATCACCATCGAAGACCCGGTCGAGTACGTGCACCGGCACAAGAAGTCGATCATCAACCAGCGTGAAGTCGGCGTGGACACCCGCAGCTTCCATGCCGCACTGAAAAACACCCTGCGTCAGGCGCCGGATGTGATCCTGATCGGCGAGATCCGCGACCGCGAGACCATGGAACACGCCCTGGCTTTCGCCGACACCGGCCACCTGGCGATCTCGACGCTGCACGCCAACAACGCCAACCAGGCGCTGGACCGCATCATCAACTTCTTCCCGGAAGAACGCCGGCCACAGTTGTTGAACGACCTGGGCAACAACCTCAAGGCCTTCGTCTCCCAGCGCTTGGTAAAAACCAGCGACGGCAAGCGCCGTGCGGCGGTGGAAGTGTTGCTTGGCACGCCGACCATCCGTGACCTGATCAAACGCAGCGAGTTTGGCGATATCAAGGAAATCATGGAGAAATCCAAGAACCTGGGGATGCAGACCTTCGACCAGGCGCTGATCGATCTGGTCCACGAAGGCGTCATCGACGAAGAAGAAGCGGTGAAAAACGCCGACTCGGCGAACAACGTGCGGCTCAAGCTCAAGCTCTACCGCGAGGAACCAGTGGCCCCGGCCCCCGTCGCCGTGCCAGCCGCTGCCGCACCAGCCAAGGTCGCCGATGTCGGCGATTGGAGCCTGGAACTGAAACTCGAAGAGCTGGAAGAACACGCTCCACCGGAAGACCCGGGCCGGCCTGGGATTTGA
- a CDS encoding toxic anion resistance protein, which yields MSISASTSTDLIDLNSAQAPAATSTVDPALVAQIQNNINLDSANAVLAFGDEVTRELGAFSSRILAQVRVKDSGEAGELLLNLTTRIQRLDPGSLEKKGFFARLFGSAQAQIDRFLRDFDDVGSQIDQVALKLEVARESMRRDIALLDQAHGNGVDFIKRLDTYISAGDGFGARFRQEELPKLQSQLAGTNESELPLLQQKIQDLQQNLDRLERKVHDLKLARMAAIQRLPQIRTVQNGDAVLMDKIHTAIHTAIPTWKAQFVTALALHRQEKAYELQQQVVDVTNELLVKNAEQLHTSAIAIEKASQKGVIDVAALRKANDLLLRTVQDVVAIQRQGRQDRVTAENELEQMESELRKTLSDRALQG from the coding sequence ATGTCCATTTCTGCATCCACCTCCACTGACCTGATCGACCTCAATTCTGCCCAGGCACCAGCAGCCACAAGCACGGTCGATCCAGCTCTGGTCGCGCAGATCCAAAACAACATCAACCTGGACTCGGCCAATGCGGTTCTAGCCTTTGGCGATGAGGTGACTCGTGAACTGGGCGCCTTCTCCAGCCGCATCCTCGCGCAAGTCCGCGTCAAGGACTCCGGAGAAGCCGGCGAACTGCTGCTAAATCTGACCACCCGCATCCAGCGGCTGGACCCTGGCAGCCTGGAAAAGAAAGGTTTCTTTGCCCGCCTGTTCGGCTCTGCGCAGGCACAGATCGATCGCTTTCTGCGTGACTTCGATGATGTGGGCTCGCAGATCGACCAGGTGGCCCTGAAGCTGGAAGTCGCGCGGGAAAGCATGCGCCGGGACATCGCCCTGCTCGATCAGGCGCATGGCAACGGCGTCGACTTCATTAAGCGCCTGGACACCTATATCAGCGCCGGCGATGGCTTCGGCGCGCGCTTCCGTCAGGAAGAGCTACCGAAACTGCAGAGCCAGCTGGCCGGCACCAACGAAAGCGAGCTGCCGCTGCTGCAACAGAAAATTCAGGATCTCCAGCAGAACCTTGACCGCCTGGAGCGCAAGGTTCACGACCTCAAGCTCGCGCGCATGGCCGCCATTCAGCGCCTGCCACAGATTCGCACCGTGCAGAACGGCGACGCCGTGCTAATGGACAAGATTCACACCGCCATCCATACCGCCATTCCTACCTGGAAGGCCCAGTTCGTTACCGCCCTGGCCCTGCACCGTCAGGAAAAAGCCTACGAGCTGCAACAACAGGTGGTGGACGTCACCAATGAACTGTTGGTGAAGAACGCCGAACAATTGCATACCAGTGCCATCGCCATCGAGAAAGCCAGCCAGAAAGGCGTCATCGATGTCGCCGCGCTGCGCAAGGCCAACGACCTGCTACTGCGTACCGTGCAGGACGTAGTGGCAATCCAGAGGCAAGGCCGCCAGGACCGGGTCACCGCGGAAAACGAACTGGAACAGATGGAAAGCGAACTGCGCAAGACGCTGAGTGATCGGGCTCTGCAAGGCTGA